In one window of Methanolobus mangrovi DNA:
- the queD gene encoding 6-carboxytetrahydropterin synthase QueD, with product MVKMKLGIIDYIDSAHYLPGHETCGIVHGHTYKTEVVIEGEKKDTGMVMDFYEIKKVIKEVLKQYDHVLLNNILEFPSVENLCEHVHTNLSSRLDFPLSVKMWEGEGKWCEVSTC from the coding sequence ATAGTGAAAATGAAACTTGGAATAATTGATTATATTGACAGTGCCCATTATCTTCCCGGGCATGAGACATGCGGAATAGTTCACGGACACACTTACAAGACCGAAGTCGTGATCGAAGGTGAGAAAAAGGACACCGGAATGGTCATGGACTTTTATGAAATTAAAAAGGTCATAAAGGAAGTTCTTAAACAATATGACCATGTGTTGTTGAACAACATACTGGAATTTCCTAGCGTGGAGAACCTGTGTGAACATGTCCACACAAACCTTTCATCCAGACTTGACTTTCCGCTTTCCGTAAAAATGTGGGAAGGCGAAGGCAAGTGGTGTGAAGTAAGTACATGTTAA
- the nifB gene encoding nitrogenase cofactor biosynthesis protein NifB produces MENEEKDICEIEISKDEDVKRVIAQHPCYSKEAQHKFGRIHLAVAPKCNIQCNYCDRKFDCVNESRPGVTSEVLSPQEALEKTRQVLKEYPFIKVVGIAGPGDPLANDSTFEALELIKKEFPDVTLCLSTNGLALPEKLSDLIRVGVTTLTVTMNAIDPEIEAQLIGHISYKGKIYRGIEAAEIMVKNQLEGIKLAVEAGLVVKVNTVLVPGINDKHIIEVAKKINELGVFIMNVMPLICQAKFADREPPSPAECKAIQDKCAPYVQQMRHCRQCRSDAYGLIGQDMSQMSEDRRKIIKLDMDKKMHSDEKA; encoded by the coding sequence ATGGAAAATGAAGAAAAAGACATTTGTGAAATAGAAATTTCCAAGGATGAAGATGTCAAGAGAGTGATTGCACAGCATCCTTGTTATTCCAAAGAAGCCCAGCACAAGTTCGGAAGAATCCACCTTGCAGTAGCTCCGAAATGCAATATTCAGTGTAATTATTGTGATCGTAAGTTTGACTGCGTTAATGAGAGCAGACCCGGTGTGACCAGTGAAGTACTGTCTCCACAGGAAGCCCTTGAAAAGACCAGACAGGTACTGAAGGAATATCCTTTCATCAAGGTAGTCGGTATTGCAGGTCCTGGTGACCCTCTTGCAAATGATTCGACCTTTGAGGCACTGGAACTTATAAAGAAAGAGTTCCCGGATGTGACACTCTGCCTGAGTACCAATGGTCTCGCATTACCTGAGAAATTGTCCGATCTGATCAGGGTAGGGGTTACTACATTAACGGTAACAATGAATGCTATCGATCCGGAAATAGAGGCTCAGTTGATAGGTCATATTTCCTACAAGGGAAAGATCTACAGGGGCATCGAGGCTGCTGAGATCATGGTGAAGAACCAGCTGGAAGGTATCAAGCTTGCAGTCGAGGCTGGTCTTGTTGTAAAGGTCAATACTGTGCTTGTTCCAGGTATCAACGATAAGCATATTATTGAAGTTGCAAAGAAGATCAATGAACTTGGTGTCTTTATCATGAATGTGATGCCACTTATCTGTCAGGCAAAGTTTGCAGACAGAGAGCCACCATCGCCTGCAGAGTGTAAGGCTATTCAGGACAAGTGTGCTCCCTATGTCCAGCAGATGAGACACTGTCGCCAGTGCAGATCAGATGCATATGGACTTATTGGACAGGATATGTCACAGATGAGCGAGGATCGCAGGAAAATCATTAAACTCGATATGGACAAGAAGATGCATTCAGATGAGAAGGCTTAA
- a CDS encoding methanogenesis marker 2 protein, with translation MYIEELAANLRNFEGVTRKKPIADIVSIFETVRSEYGEVIDDFGDDAAVIDIGTDDVILFAADAIWGKIVNKSPWWTGYTSVVVNVNDISAMGGRPLAMVNVMASSDLESTEEIMRGIRDGIKKFGVPMVGGHMHPDTPYNSLAVSIIGIAKKDCVIRSDSAKPGDVVIVAYDMDGRVGQNSPYSWDTTSFKEADVVRERFMVMQEIGEKKLVTAGKDISNPGTIGTLGMLCEVSRMGASVDLRKIPRPDDVDFEQWLKIYPATGYVVTAKEENASQCVEVFENAGLKAAIIGEINASQIIDIYDDSGKAIVFDLRNDTITGI, from the coding sequence TTGTATATTGAAGAGCTTGCGGCAAATTTAAGGAACTTTGAAGGGGTTACCCGGAAAAAGCCAATTGCAGATATTGTTAGTATATTCGAAACAGTTCGCTCGGAATACGGAGAGGTCATTGATGATTTCGGAGACGATGCTGCAGTTATTGATATTGGTACTGATGACGTGATACTTTTCGCAGCTGACGCAATCTGGGGAAAGATAGTCAATAAGAGTCCCTGGTGGACAGGTTACACCTCCGTTGTTGTCAATGTGAATGACATATCAGCGATGGGTGGCCGTCCTCTTGCAATGGTCAATGTCATGGCTTCCAGCGACCTGGAATCCACTGAAGAGATCATGAGAGGTATCCGGGATGGAATCAAGAAATTCGGTGTGCCCATGGTAGGCGGGCACATGCATCCTGACACTCCTTATAATTCACTTGCGGTATCGATCATAGGTATTGCTAAGAAAGACTGTGTTATTCGCAGTGACAGTGCAAAGCCAGGAGATGTCGTGATAGTTGCCTATGATATGGACGGCAGGGTCGGACAGAATTCTCCATATAGCTGGGACACAACTTCATTCAAGGAAGCTGATGTTGTTCGTGAGCGTTTCATGGTAATGCAGGAGATCGGGGAAAAGAAACTGGTAACTGCAGGCAAGGATATCAGTAACCCCGGTACAATTGGCACTCTTGGTATGCTCTGTGAAGTGAGCAGGATGGGCGCTTCTGTGGACCTTAGAAAGATACCACGACCTGATGATGTTGACTTTGAGCAGTGGTTGAAGATATATCCTGCAACTGGTTATGTTGTCACTGCAAAAGAAGAGAATGCTTCTCAGTGTGTAGAGGTATTTGAGAATGCAGGGCTTAAGGCTGCTATTATAGGTGAGATCAATGCCAGCCAGATCATTGATATCTATGATGACAGTGGTAAAGCCATTGTATTTGATCTCAGAAATGATACAATAACCGGAATTTGA
- a CDS encoding radical SAM protein, with protein sequence MRLIDLSDAKGQIRVEFGGCNMKCPYCVHIHQPVKEWTVDEIVDYASKSTTANVYLGGAEPTLQKDLLPLIEELQRIGKSVILKSNGMKPDVLESVLPLVHGFVLEIKTANNDIKGIMELTGMSEQRSIKYVTLLKESLSIAKKKWLRVWIRVIPEYVNEDTLPRIMPDLEGASEVMLYQFMSNPEFDNPFMGHDTPTPSWTEMKKLGEIVAKVVPTVRIVGERGQILLQES encoded by the coding sequence ATGAGATTAATCGATCTATCAGATGCAAAAGGACAGATAAGAGTTGAGTTTGGTGGATGTAACATGAAATGTCCTTATTGTGTTCATATACACCAGCCTGTGAAGGAGTGGACCGTTGATGAGATCGTGGACTATGCCAGCAAGTCCACAACTGCGAATGTATATCTGGGAGGTGCTGAACCTACGCTCCAGAAAGACCTTTTGCCGTTAATTGAGGAACTACAGAGGATAGGCAAGAGTGTAATACTGAAGTCAAATGGTATGAAACCTGATGTGCTTGAAAGTGTGCTTCCGCTTGTGCATGGTTTTGTACTTGAGATCAAGACGGCAAATAATGATATCAAAGGCATCATGGAGCTTACGGGAATGTCAGAGCAGCGCAGCATAAAGTATGTGACGCTTCTTAAAGAGTCTCTGTCCATTGCTAAGAAAAAGTGGCTTAGGGTATGGATAAGGGTCATACCTGAATATGTGAATGAAGATACACTTCCACGTATAATGCCTGATCTGGAAGGTGCTTCAGAGGTAATGTTGTACCAGTTCATGAGCAATCCTGAGTTTGACAATCCTTTCATGGGTCATGATACACCTACACCTTCATGGACAGAGATGAAAAAGCTTGGGGAGATCGTGGCAAAAGTGGTTCCAACAGTGAGGATTGTTGGAGAAAGAGGCCAGATATTGTTGCAGGAATCATAA
- a CDS encoding DUF5611 family protein, with protein sequence MQEYKLKRGFAPDMDRIYECLTETFPGEVKKEDGKFVTSYGVLSSLSVWIENKKLAVDTVSDTSLTDDELILDSNKRFRDFLLQATGYTAKERLKQAKKEVSK encoded by the coding sequence ATGCAGGAATATAAATTAAAGCGCGGTTTTGCACCTGATATGGATAGAATCTATGAATGCCTGACAGAGACTTTTCCAGGCGAGGTCAAGAAGGAAGATGGTAAATTCGTTACTTCTTACGGTGTTCTTTCCAGCCTGAGTGTTTGGATAGAAAACAAGAAACTGGCTGTTGATACAGTATCTGATACTTCTTTGACGGATGATGAACTTATACTTGATTCTAACAAGCGTTTCAGGGATTTCCTTTTACAGGCTACAGGGTATACTGCAAAGGAACGCCTGAAGCAGGCAAAGAAGGAAGTTTCCAAGTAA
- a CDS encoding chorismate--pyruvate lyase family protein yields MGFLENLKSFDIPTCLRVCAGTDGSVTFLLEIMTKHPTAVVTEYQHIIPADEHMADIFDVDVGADINERVVTLTAGDVPYVHARSLSAIEKMPEGVRCDMMKADIPIGRILRDHDIETRRDFENIEILEETPLFGAKKVLSRSYRIVHHNGVLMWINEKFPVDDRWCL; encoded by the coding sequence ATGGGATTTCTCGAAAATCTGAAGAGCTTTGATATTCCTACATGCCTGAGGGTGTGCGCAGGAACTGACGGTTCGGTCACTTTCCTGCTTGAGATCATGACCAAGCATCCTACAGCCGTTGTTACGGAATACCAGCATATCATTCCGGCGGATGAGCATATGGCAGATATCTTCGATGTGGATGTGGGCGCGGATATTAATGAGCGCGTGGTCACTCTCACAGCAGGGGATGTCCCTTATGTGCATGCAAGATCCCTGTCAGCCATTGAGAAGATGCCTGAAGGTGTCCGCTGTGACATGATGAAAGCCGACATCCCAATTGGCAGGATACTGCGCGACCACGATATTGAGACTCGCAGGGACTTTGAAAACATTGAGATACTTGAGGAGACCCCACTCTTCGGAGCTAAAAAAGTTCTTTCACGTTCTTACCGCATAGTCCACCACAACGGTGTCCTCATGTGGATAAACGAGAAATTCCCGGTTGATGACCGCTGGTGCTTATAA
- a CDS encoding cupin domain-containing protein, whose protein sequence is MKETSSSNLTQVTYHKIYVDSQGDSHFDVVTVEQSLAQAAPPAAPFYVSEDGPALKYRFYTFDPGWIGELHPAPTRQFLALMSGVVEMETTDGTVRRFKPGDLVLLEDTSGKGHVTRNIGDGFCTYLVVPVPSA, encoded by the coding sequence ATGAAGGAAACAAGCTCTTCCAATCTCACCCAGGTGACCTATCACAAAATATATGTGGACTCACAGGGTGATTCTCACTTTGATGTCGTGACAGTCGAACAGAGCCTCGCGCAAGCAGCACCACCAGCTGCCCCGTTCTACGTATCCGAGGATGGACCTGCGTTGAAGTATCGTTTCTATACATTTGATCCCGGCTGGATCGGTGAACTGCATCCGGCTCCAACCCGGCAGTTCCTAGCCCTCATGTCGGGTGTAGTGGAGATGGAGACAACAGATGGAACTGTCAGGCGGTTTAAGCCTGGAGATCTGGTCCTGCTGGAAGATACATCCGGCAAGGGCCATGTGACGAGGAACATCGGGGACGGGTTCTGCACGTACCTTGTGGTTCCGGTTCCATCAGCCTGA